The Mauremys reevesii isolate NIE-2019 linkage group 1, ASM1616193v1, whole genome shotgun sequence genome has a segment encoding these proteins:
- the ACAT1 gene encoding acetyl-CoA acetyltransferase, mitochondrial, whose amino-acid sequence MAAAAALGGREVVRLLQVLKYTNRGYASQRTLNEVVIASAARTPIGSFQGSLSSLRATELGSIAIKGAIERAGIPAEEVKEVYMGNVLQAGQGQAPARQALLGAGLPISTPATTINKVCASGMKSVMMAAQNLMCGNQDVMVAGGMESMSNVPYTMNRGATPYGGVKLEDLIVKDGLTDVYNKIHMGNCAENTAKKLTVSREEQDTYAINSYTKSKTAWESGELTKEVVPVTISQKGKPDIEVKEDEEYKRVDFSKVPKLKTVFQKENGTVTAANASTLNDGAAALVVMTAEAAKRLNVTPLARIVAFADAAVDPIDFPIAPAYAVPKVLSDAGLKKEDIAMWEINEAFSVVVLANIKMLGIDPQKVNIHGGAVSLGHPIGMSGARIVAHMAHVLKQGQYGLAGICNGGGGASAILIQKL is encoded by the exons GAAGTGGTCATAGCAAGTGCAGCACGGACTCCCATTGGATCTTTCCAGGGATCCCTTTCATCGTTGCGAGCCACTGAACTTGGCTCCATTGCAATTAAAGGAGCAATTGAAAGAGCAG GTATTCCTGCAGAAGAAGTGAAGGAAGTGTATATGGGTAATGTCCTGCAGGCTGGACAAGGACAAGCTCCAGCAAGACAAGCACTACTGGGTGCAG GTTTACCAATCTCTACTCCTGCTACAACTATCAATAAAGTTTGTGCTTCTGGAATGAAGTCTGTCATGATGGCAGCACAGAATCTGATGTGTGGAAATCAG GATGTGATGGTTGCTGGTGGGATGGAGAGCATGTCTAATGTTCCCTATACAATGAACAGAGGGGCAACACCTTACGGAGGAGTAAAGCTGGAAGATTTGATTGTAAAAGATGGCTTGACTGATGTTTACAACAAAATTCACATG GGAAATTGTGCTGAAAATACTGCTAAGAAGCTTACTGTTTCACGAGAGGAGCAAGACACTTATGCTATAAATTCTTATACTAAGAGCAAGACAGCCTGGGAATCAGGAGAACTGACAAAGGAAGTTGTTCCTGTCACTATTTCACAAAAAG GGAAACCAGATATAGAAgtgaaagaagatgaagaataTAAGCGTGTTGATTTCAGTAAAGTTCCAAAGCTGAAGActgtttttcaaaaagaaaatg GAACAGTAACTGCTGCCAATGCCAGCACACTGAATGATGGAGCAGCTGCTTTGGTTGTGATGACTGCAGAGGCAGCCAAGAGACTTAATGTTACGCCACTTGCAAGAATAGTAG CTTTTGCAGATGCTGCTGTTGATCCTATTGACTTCCCAATTGCACCTGCGTATGCTGTTCCCAAG GTTCTTAGTGATGCAGGATTGAAAAAGGAAGACATTGCGATGTGGGAAATCAATGAAGCATTCAGTGTTGTAGTCTTAGCCAATATTAAAATGCTGGGTATTGATCCACAGAAGGTGAACATACATGGAGGTGCTGTGTCTTTGGGACATCCAATAGG AATGTCTGGAGCGAGAATTGTTGCTCACATGGCCCATGTGCTGAAGCAAGGACAGTATGGTCTTGCAGGAATTTGTAATGGAGGAGGTGGTGCTTCTGCGATTCTGATCCAAAAGCTGTAG